In Archangium violaceum, the following are encoded in one genomic region:
- a CDS encoding penicillin-binding transpeptidase domain-containing protein encodes MTLSRALPATLLLPLFILLVGADEGSAGTTTMAPAIEVAYSDGGMVTVDEAASSDDGGTAVAEVTDGGVLPGLVPPVPVPSREADPPIARLRSLAPKQDVLARAKRDAQGRLVVPGPNGNVPLTIDPTLQSQLKGLLEQYQVPYGAVVVLEPSTGRVLAMSEHSQAQPGLRGLATRAVFPAASVFKIVTGSALLEAGVTPLDETCFHGGKRRLSEKLLADSERDGQCHSLAEAMGKSANVVFAKLTQRYLSPGALKHAAARFHFNREISFPVPTDVSLASVPDSDEFRFAQTGAGFGDVYLSPLHGALLAAVAANKGVWKDPVLFEPDPNAQSQSQSQPAEQVLSPEVARDLTTLMEATVTKGTARRIFRERGMGVPGAVGKTGTLADRKPFRDYSWFVGFAPKDNPKVAVAAVIVNEPLWRIRATWLGREAMRLGLARLPPGSLAPAKEDPSAPHEEEPTEEEPSDEETPVEEVAGSPAPHAPAATKTATTGP; translated from the coding sequence ATGACCCTTTCCCGTGCCCTCCCCGCCACGCTGCTCCTGCCCCTGTTCATCCTGCTCGTCGGTGCGGACGAGGGGAGTGCGGGGACCACCACGATGGCTCCGGCCATCGAGGTCGCCTACTCGGATGGCGGGATGGTCACGGTGGACGAGGCCGCTTCCTCCGACGACGGTGGGACGGCGGTGGCCGAGGTGACGGACGGCGGGGTGCTGCCGGGGCTCGTTCCTCCCGTGCCCGTACCCTCGCGCGAGGCGGACCCCCCCATCGCCCGCCTGCGCTCGCTGGCCCCCAAGCAGGACGTGCTCGCCCGCGCGAAGCGCGACGCGCAGGGGCGGCTCGTGGTGCCGGGTCCCAACGGCAACGTGCCGCTGACCATCGACCCGACCCTCCAGTCGCAGCTCAAGGGGCTCCTCGAGCAGTACCAGGTGCCCTACGGCGCGGTGGTGGTGCTGGAGCCGTCCACGGGCCGGGTGCTGGCCATGTCCGAGCACTCGCAGGCGCAGCCGGGGTTGCGCGGACTGGCCACGCGCGCGGTGTTCCCCGCGGCGAGCGTCTTCAAGATCGTCACCGGCAGCGCGCTGCTGGAGGCCGGCGTGACGCCCCTGGACGAGACGTGCTTCCACGGCGGCAAGCGGCGCCTGTCCGAGAAGCTGCTGGCGGACAGCGAGCGGGATGGCCAGTGCCACTCGCTGGCCGAGGCCATGGGCAAGAGCGCCAACGTCGTCTTCGCCAAGCTGACGCAGCGCTACCTGTCGCCCGGGGCGCTCAAGCATGCCGCGGCCCGCTTCCACTTCAACCGGGAGATCTCCTTCCCGGTGCCCACGGACGTGTCGCTCGCTTCGGTGCCGGACAGTGACGAGTTCCGCTTCGCGCAGACGGGCGCGGGCTTCGGGGACGTGTACCTCTCGCCGCTGCACGGCGCGCTGCTGGCGGCCGTGGCGGCCAACAAGGGCGTCTGGAAGGACCCCGTGCTCTTCGAGCCCGACCCGAACGCCCAGTCCCAGTCCCAGTCCCAGCCCGCCGAGCAGGTGCTGTCGCCCGAGGTGGCGCGCGACCTGACGACCCTGATGGAGGCCACGGTGACCAAGGGCACCGCGCGCCGCATCTTCCGCGAGCGCGGCATGGGCGTGCCGGGCGCGGTGGGCAAGACGGGGACGCTGGCGGATCGCAAGCCCTTCCGCGACTACTCGTGGTTCGTGGGCTTCGCGCCCAAGGACAACCCGAAGGTCGCTGTGGCGGCGGTCATCGTCAACGAGCCCCTCTGGCGCATCCGGGCCACGTGGCTCGGCCGCGAGGCCATGCGCCTGGGCCTGGCGCGTCTGCCTCCCGGGTCCCTGGCTCCCGCCAAGGAGGATCCGTCCGCGCCGCACGAAGAGGAGCCCACCGAGGAGGAGCCCTCCGACGAGGAGACTCCCGTCGAGGAGGTGGCCGGTTCGCCCGCGCCCCATGCTCCGGCGGCCACCAAGACGGCGACCACCGGGCCCTGA
- a CDS encoding ABC transporter permease: protein MNGLNETAVIWGAECRRTVRSARVVALLALYSMFSLLVLLVVGGITKALREQLDTQVAQAGADAAAATQVADQFRQGFLGFLLGGDQAMMEALAQVPLVVLVVFKVTLFFLPVYIAIMGFDQVSGEVGPRSIRYLTVRSRRSSLLLGKFLSQATVLLGLVLIIDLAIFIYAAFTTQDFTAGSFAINLLKFWLAAVVFSLAYLALTTFCSSLFRAPALSLIFNIFMLFGFWLVNLMGSFATEKSPMSYVRYLTPSHYANNLLHPRLAEFAVSGTAYAVFALLFLGGALFVLRARDL from the coding sequence TTGAACGGATTGAATGAGACTGCAGTGATCTGGGGCGCGGAGTGCCGCCGCACCGTGCGCAGCGCGCGGGTGGTGGCGCTGCTGGCGCTCTACAGCATGTTCTCCCTGCTGGTGCTGCTCGTGGTGGGGGGCATCACCAAGGCCCTGCGCGAGCAGCTGGACACCCAGGTGGCCCAGGCCGGCGCGGATGCCGCCGCGGCCACGCAGGTGGCCGACCAGTTCCGCCAGGGATTCCTCGGGTTCCTGCTGGGGGGCGATCAGGCCATGATGGAGGCGCTGGCGCAGGTGCCCCTGGTGGTGCTGGTGGTCTTCAAGGTCACCCTCTTCTTCCTGCCCGTCTACATCGCCATCATGGGCTTCGATCAGGTGAGCGGCGAGGTGGGCCCGCGCTCCATCCGCTACCTCACCGTGCGCTCGCGGCGCTCGTCGCTGCTGCTGGGCAAGTTCCTGTCCCAGGCCACGGTGCTGCTGGGCCTGGTGCTCATCATCGACCTGGCCATCTTCATCTACGCCGCGTTCACCACGCAGGACTTCACGGCCGGGTCCTTCGCCATCAACCTGCTGAAGTTCTGGCTGGCGGCGGTGGTGTTCTCGCTGGCGTACCTGGCGCTCACCACCTTCTGCTCCAGCCTCTTCCGGGCCCCCGCGCTGAGCCTCATCTTCAACATCTTCATGCTCTTCGGCTTCTGGCTGGTGAACCTGATGGGCAGCTTCGCCACGGAGAAGAGCCCGATGTCGTACGTGCGCTACCTGACGCCCTCGCACTACGCCAACAACCTGCTGCACCCCCGGCTCGCCGAATTCGCGGTGAGCGGTACGGCATATGCCGTCTTCGCGCTGCTGTTCCTCGGCGGCGCCCTCTTCGTCCTGCGCGCGAGGGACCTGTGA
- a CDS encoding ABC transporter ATP-binding protein has translation MSELAIDLVNVTKRFGAKMAVDGVSFTVQRGQVYGLIGPNGAGKTTTFSMMCGYLYPTGGTVRVMGVDPSKDGALKGALGALPQDAVLPGGWKVGALLTYWARLSGLDKPENEAREALDKVGLMEAWGVETQALSHGMAKRVAMGQALMGKPPLVLLDEPTAGLDPRIAAQVRQVIRDMRGQQQTVVVSSHNLQELEELCDAAAILDRGKLAQAGTMAELTSQTAEFRVQVASGTVIVPELEAIPGVTSARMEGETVLHVRFDGQGHKPEEVISRVVGHLLQTGVLILGVSRGRRLEERVLQLL, from the coding sequence GTGAGCGAGCTGGCCATCGATCTCGTCAACGTCACCAAGCGCTTCGGCGCGAAGATGGCGGTGGATGGAGTGAGCTTCACCGTCCAGCGCGGCCAGGTGTACGGGCTCATCGGCCCCAACGGCGCCGGGAAGACGACCACCTTCTCCATGATGTGCGGCTACCTCTACCCCACCGGCGGCACCGTGCGGGTGATGGGGGTGGACCCCTCGAAGGACGGGGCCCTCAAGGGGGCACTGGGCGCGCTGCCCCAGGACGCGGTGCTGCCCGGTGGCTGGAAGGTGGGCGCGCTCCTCACCTACTGGGCGCGGCTGAGTGGCCTGGACAAGCCGGAGAACGAGGCGCGCGAGGCGCTCGACAAGGTGGGCCTGATGGAAGCCTGGGGCGTGGAGACGCAAGCGCTGTCCCACGGCATGGCCAAGCGCGTGGCCATGGGCCAGGCCCTCATGGGCAAGCCGCCGCTGGTGCTGCTCGACGAGCCCACCGCGGGGTTGGATCCGCGCATCGCCGCCCAGGTGCGTCAGGTCATCCGCGACATGCGGGGCCAGCAGCAGACGGTGGTGGTGTCCAGCCACAACCTCCAGGAGCTGGAGGAGCTGTGCGACGCGGCGGCCATCCTCGATCGGGGCAAGCTGGCCCAGGCCGGCACCATGGCCGAGCTCACCAGCCAGACGGCCGAGTTCCGCGTCCAGGTGGCGAGCGGCACCGTCATCGTCCCGGAGCTCGAGGCGATCCCCGGCGTCACCTCCGCTCGCATGGAGGGCGAGACGGTCCTCCACGTCCGCTTCGATGGCCAGGGCCACAAGCCCGAGGAGGTCATCAGCCGCGTGGTGGGCCACCTGCTGCAGACGGGCGTGCTGATCCTCGGCGTCTCGCGAGGCCGCCGGCTGGAGGAGCGGGTGCTGCAGCTGCTGTGA
- a CDS encoding DsbA family protein yields the protein MKPNVIVALLVGLVLGFVGGRAVTGPSKDSAAGNKPTAAAAANPSRPSARPTDPTVFKVPIDGSPVLGSADALVTLVEFSDYQCPFCSRANATVEQLRKQYGNKLRVVMKENPLSFHPRAKPAALAALAAGEQGKYWEYHDKLFSNSKALEDADLEKYATEIGLDLNRWKADMTNPKLSALIDRDQALAGKLGANGTPAFFINGRFLSGAQPIDNFKAIIDEELGKAEALTRSGTPANQVYAAILAKGVESAPKAAAPQQEAPATAYRKVDVPADSPSFGPKNAKVTIVEWSDFQCPFCSRVTPTLKQIKENYPNDVRVVFRHQPLSFHPNAKPAAEASMAAHEQGKFWEMHDKLFSNQGSLDRATFERYAEELKLNMGQFKAALDSGKYRAKVEADASAGAAVGANGTPTFFVNGREFVGAQPFDSFKRVIDEELARANKLVAAGTKPEELYGKLIEEGLKSNGSAPQAQAQAPAAEAPVQNIEVGNAPAIGPKNAPITIVAYSDFECPFCGRAVPTLKQIENDYHGKVRIAFKNSPLPFHANAKPAAAAALAAHEQGKFWEYHDKLFANQRALDRASLERYAEELKLNLPKFKAALDSNKFESQITAEMAESSRVGVNGTPTFFINGRSLVGAQPVDAFKRIIDEELKKKGGPMAADQK from the coding sequence ATGAAACCCAATGTGATCGTGGCCCTGCTGGTGGGCCTGGTGCTGGGATTCGTTGGCGGCCGTGCTGTCACCGGCCCCTCGAAGGACTCCGCCGCTGGCAACAAGCCCACTGCCGCCGCCGCGGCCAACCCGTCCCGGCCGAGCGCCCGGCCGACGGACCCCACCGTCTTCAAGGTTCCCATCGACGGCTCTCCGGTGCTCGGCAGCGCGGACGCGCTCGTCACGCTGGTCGAGTTCTCCGACTACCAGTGCCCGTTCTGCTCCCGCGCCAACGCGACGGTGGAGCAGCTGCGCAAGCAGTACGGCAACAAGCTGCGCGTCGTCATGAAGGAGAACCCCCTCTCCTTCCACCCGCGCGCCAAGCCCGCCGCCCTGGCCGCCCTGGCCGCGGGTGAGCAGGGCAAGTACTGGGAGTACCACGACAAGCTCTTCTCCAACAGCAAGGCGCTCGAGGACGCGGACCTGGAGAAGTACGCCACCGAGATCGGGCTGGATCTGAACCGCTGGAAGGCGGACATGACCAACCCCAAGCTGTCCGCCCTCATCGATCGTGACCAGGCCCTGGCTGGCAAGCTCGGCGCCAACGGCACCCCGGCCTTCTTCATCAACGGCCGCTTCCTCTCCGGCGCCCAGCCGATCGACAACTTCAAGGCCATCATCGACGAGGAGCTCGGCAAGGCCGAGGCCCTGACGCGCTCCGGCACCCCGGCCAATCAGGTGTACGCCGCCATCCTCGCCAAGGGTGTGGAGTCCGCTCCCAAGGCCGCCGCCCCGCAGCAGGAGGCCCCGGCCACCGCCTACCGCAAGGTGGACGTGCCCGCCGACTCCCCGTCCTTCGGCCCGAAGAACGCCAAGGTGACCATCGTCGAGTGGTCCGACTTCCAGTGCCCCTTCTGCAGCCGCGTCACCCCGACGCTCAAGCAGATCAAGGAGAACTACCCCAACGACGTGCGCGTGGTGTTCCGTCACCAGCCGCTGTCCTTCCACCCGAACGCCAAGCCCGCCGCCGAGGCCTCCATGGCCGCTCATGAGCAGGGCAAGTTCTGGGAGATGCACGACAAGCTCTTCTCCAACCAGGGCTCGCTGGACCGCGCCACCTTCGAGCGCTACGCCGAGGAGCTGAAGCTGAACATGGGCCAGTTCAAGGCCGCGCTGGACTCCGGCAAGTACCGCGCGAAGGTCGAGGCCGACGCCTCCGCCGGCGCCGCCGTGGGCGCCAATGGCACCCCGACCTTCTTCGTCAACGGCCGTGAGTTCGTGGGCGCCCAGCCCTTCGACTCCTTCAAGCGCGTCATCGACGAGGAGCTCGCCCGCGCCAACAAGCTGGTGGCCGCCGGCACCAAGCCCGAGGAGCTGTACGGCAAGCTGATCGAGGAGGGCCTGAAGTCCAATGGCTCCGCCCCGCAGGCCCAGGCCCAGGCCCCGGCGGCCGAGGCCCCCGTGCAGAACATCGAGGTCGGCAACGCTCCGGCCATCGGCCCGAAGAACGCCCCCATCACCATCGTGGCCTACTCCGACTTCGAGTGCCCGTTCTGCGGCCGCGCCGTCCCGACGCTCAAGCAGATCGAGAACGACTACCACGGCAAGGTGCGCATCGCGTTCAAGAACTCGCCGCTGCCCTTCCACGCGAACGCCAAGCCGGCGGCCGCCGCCGCGCTGGCCGCCCATGAGCAGGGCAAGTTCTGGGAGTACCACGACAAGCTGTTCGCCAATCAGCGCGCCCTGGATCGCGCCTCGCTCGAGCGCTACGCCGAGGAGCTGAAGCTGAACCTGCCCAAGTTCAAGGCCGCGCTGGACAGCAACAAGTTCGAATCGCAGATCACCGCGGAGATGGCCGAGTCCAGCCGCGTGGGCGTCAACGGCACCCCGACCTTCTTCATCAACGGCCGCTCGCTCGTCGGCGCGCAGCCCGTCGATGCCTTCAAGCGCATCATCGACGAGGAGCTGAAGAAGAAGGGCGGCCCGATGGCGGCGGACCAGAAGTAA
- a CDS encoding RidA family protein produces MARKIVHSDDAPKAIGPYSQAVQVDAGKMTFLSGQIPLDPKTMEIVQGDVVVQADQVMKNLGAVLKASGLDFSHVVRCTIFLVDLGDFAKVNEVYGRYFTGQPPARVTVQVSALPRGSKVEIDAIAVS; encoded by the coding sequence ATGGCTCGCAAGATCGTGCACTCCGACGACGCGCCCAAGGCGATCGGCCCCTATTCGCAGGCCGTGCAGGTGGACGCGGGGAAGATGACCTTCCTGTCGGGGCAGATTCCGTTGGATCCGAAGACGATGGAGATCGTCCAGGGTGACGTCGTCGTCCAGGCCGATCAGGTGATGAAGAACCTGGGCGCGGTGCTGAAGGCCTCGGGCCTGGACTTCTCCCACGTGGTGCGCTGCACCATCTTCCTCGTCGACCTGGGCGACTTCGCCAAGGTGAACGAGGTCTACGGCCGGTACTTCACCGGCCAGCCTCCCGCCCGCGTCACGGTGCAGGTGTCCGCGCTGCCCCGTGGCTCCAAGGTGGAGATCGACGCCATCGCCGTGTCCTGA
- a CDS encoding YsnF/AvaK domain-containing protein: protein MAADATQELRKGLEVRAADGRRLGTVVGLEGGALVVERGFFWPQRFTISRSDVGTVADGEVRLLAGAAPRPVRSEVEAPAVSEPPLASVRAHEDSGDVRVPLAREEAWPQVRTRDVGAVRVRKVVRTELKQFTVEVRREELVVERIPVQPGATDTSASSARASGMFEELEQVIPLWREDVEVVKRPVVYEEVHLKKAVERRTWTEEVPLRREEATVEEEGDTHSH from the coding sequence ATGGCGGCAGACGCGACGCAGGAGCTGAGGAAGGGCCTCGAGGTGCGTGCGGCGGACGGCAGGCGCCTGGGGACGGTGGTGGGGCTCGAGGGGGGAGCCCTGGTGGTGGAGCGCGGCTTCTTCTGGCCCCAGCGCTTCACCATCTCCCGCAGTGACGTGGGGACGGTGGCGGACGGGGAGGTGCGGCTGCTCGCGGGGGCCGCGCCGCGCCCGGTGCGCTCCGAGGTGGAGGCGCCCGCCGTGAGCGAGCCGCCCCTGGCCAGCGTCCGCGCGCACGAGGACTCGGGCGACGTGCGGGTGCCCCTGGCGCGAGAGGAGGCCTGGCCCCAGGTGCGCACGCGCGACGTGGGGGCGGTGCGCGTGCGCAAGGTGGTTCGCACCGAGCTGAAGCAGTTCACCGTGGAGGTGCGGCGCGAGGAGCTCGTGGTGGAGCGCATCCCCGTCCAGCCGGGCGCGACCGATACCTCCGCCTCCTCGGCGCGAGCCTCGGGCATGTTCGAGGAGCTCGAGCAGGTCATCCCGTTGTGGCGCGAGGACGTGGAGGTGGTGAAGCGCCCCGTGGTCTACGAGGAGGTGCACCTGAAGAAGGCCGTGGAGCGCCGCACCTGGACGGAGGAGGTGCCCCTGCGCCGCGAGGAGGCCACCGTAGAGGAGGAGGGCGACACGCACTCCCACTGA
- a CDS encoding RelA/SpoT family protein, with translation MIRLNDILQRVASYHPDPDLDIIKKAYVYSAKVHQGQLRKSGEPYLIHPLEVAGLLAELKLDEASIVTGLLHDTIEDTLATAEELTELFGPEVAQLVDGVTKLSKFSASATLSQEEKQAENFRKMIIAMAQDIRVILVKLADRTHNMRTLDHMSEEKQRRIAQETLDIYAPLANRLGISWIKTELEDLSFRYVKPQDFVALQDKLNKRKKEREKYIEDVSTLIRTKLEERGLSGDVSGRFKHVYSIYKKMKSQGIEFEQIHDIIAFRIIMPAVPSCYEALGLVHQLWKPVPGRFKDFIAIPKPNMYQSLHTTVVGPLGERIEVQIRTPDMHKVAEEGIAAHWAYKEGKALSVSKDDEKFAWLRQLMEWQQDLKDPKEFLETVKVDLFTDEVFVFTPRGDVKSLPRGATPVDFAYAIHSDVGGRCVGAKVNGKIVPLRYKLKNGDTVEVLTSPQAHPSKDWLTFVKTSRAQQRIRAFIKQQQREKSLQLGRELLERELKRFQLNFNRLLKNGELKKVCEELGYRVEDDLLVALGYGKVVPNQVISRVVPPEKLAASSGEGKGTSVESASATSNSMLPGLSRVTDFAKKLVGKQNSSGVQIGGVDDVLVRFGRCCNPVPGDPIAGFITRGRGVTVHTVGCDKALATDPERRVDVSWDVRGDFKRPVTLRVLTADRTGLLADISNTFSKKGVNISQANCRATGDDRAVNTFEVTISDLKQLTDLMRTIERLPGVYSVERI, from the coding sequence ATGATCCGCCTCAACGACATCCTCCAACGGGTTGCGTCCTATCACCCGGACCCCGATCTGGACATCATCAAGAAGGCGTACGTCTATTCGGCCAAGGTGCATCAGGGCCAACTACGCAAGTCTGGTGAGCCCTACCTCATCCACCCGCTCGAGGTCGCCGGACTTCTGGCCGAGCTCAAGCTGGACGAGGCTTCCATCGTCACCGGCCTGCTCCACGACACCATCGAGGACACGCTCGCCACCGCCGAGGAGCTCACCGAGCTGTTCGGCCCGGAGGTCGCCCAGCTGGTCGACGGGGTGACCAAGCTCTCCAAGTTCTCCGCCTCGGCCACGCTCTCGCAGGAAGAGAAGCAGGCGGAGAACTTCCGCAAGATGATCATCGCGATGGCGCAGGACATCCGCGTCATCCTGGTGAAGCTGGCGGACCGCACGCACAACATGCGGACGTTGGACCACATGTCCGAGGAGAAGCAGCGGCGGATCGCCCAGGAGACGCTGGACATCTACGCCCCGCTGGCCAACCGCCTGGGCATCAGCTGGATCAAGACCGAGCTGGAGGACCTGTCCTTCCGCTACGTGAAGCCCCAGGACTTCGTGGCGCTGCAGGACAAGCTCAACAAGCGCAAGAAGGAGCGGGAGAAGTACATCGAGGACGTCAGCACCCTCATCCGCACGAAGCTGGAGGAGCGGGGCCTGTCGGGCGACGTGAGCGGCCGCTTCAAGCACGTCTACAGCATCTACAAGAAGATGAAGTCGCAGGGGATCGAGTTCGAGCAGATCCACGACATCATCGCCTTCCGCATCATCATGCCCGCGGTGCCCAGCTGTTACGAGGCGCTGGGACTGGTGCACCAGCTGTGGAAGCCGGTGCCGGGGCGCTTCAAGGACTTCATCGCGATTCCCAAGCCCAACATGTACCAGTCGTTGCACACGACGGTGGTGGGGCCGCTGGGCGAGCGCATCGAGGTGCAGATCCGCACCCCGGACATGCACAAGGTGGCCGAGGAGGGCATCGCGGCGCACTGGGCGTACAAGGAGGGCAAGGCGCTCTCCGTCAGCAAGGACGACGAGAAGTTCGCCTGGCTGCGCCAGCTCATGGAGTGGCAGCAGGACCTCAAGGATCCCAAGGAGTTCCTGGAGACGGTGAAGGTGGACCTCTTCACCGACGAGGTCTTCGTCTTCACGCCCCGGGGAGACGTGAAGAGCCTGCCGCGAGGCGCCACGCCGGTGGACTTCGCCTATGCGATCCACTCGGACGTGGGTGGGCGGTGCGTGGGCGCGAAGGTGAACGGGAAGATCGTCCCGCTGCGCTACAAGCTGAAGAACGGGGACACGGTGGAGGTGCTGACCAGCCCCCAGGCGCACCCGTCCAAGGACTGGCTGACGTTCGTCAAGACGAGCCGTGCGCAGCAGCGCATCCGCGCCTTCATCAAGCAGCAGCAGCGCGAGAAGAGCCTGCAGCTGGGCCGCGAGCTGCTGGAGCGCGAGCTCAAGCGCTTCCAGCTCAACTTCAACAGGCTGCTGAAGAACGGCGAGCTGAAGAAGGTCTGCGAGGAGCTGGGCTACCGGGTGGAGGACGATCTGCTGGTGGCCCTGGGCTACGGCAAGGTGGTGCCCAACCAGGTGATCTCCCGTGTGGTGCCGCCGGAGAAGCTGGCGGCCAGCTCGGGGGAGGGGAAGGGCACGTCGGTGGAGTCGGCGTCCGCCACGTCCAACAGCATGCTGCCGGGCCTGTCGAGGGTCACCGACTTCGCCAAGAAGCTGGTGGGCAAGCAGAACAGCAGCGGGGTGCAGATCGGCGGCGTGGACGACGTGCTGGTGCGCTTCGGGCGGTGTTGCAACCCGGTGCCGGGAGATCCGATCGCGGGCTTCATCACCCGGGGCCGGGGCGTGACGGTGCACACGGTGGGCTGCGACAAGGCGCTGGCGACGGATCCGGAGCGGCGGGTGGACGTGTCGTGGGACGTGCGTGGCGACTTCAAGAGGCCGGTCACGCTGCGAGTGCTCACGGCGGATCGGACGGGCCTGCTGGCGGACATCTCGAACACCTTCTCGAAGAAGGGTGTGAACATCTCGCAGGCCAACTGTCGTGCGACGGGGGATGACCGGGCGGTGAACACCTTCGAGGTGACGATCTCGGACCTGAAGCAGCTGACGGATCTGATGCGCACCATCGAGCGCCTCCCGGGCGTCTACTCCGTCGAGCGAATCTGA
- a CDS encoding FHA domain-containing protein — protein sequence MSQLLLSALAVVCPNCDGYNPPRAEGCATCGTSFIETPAPVNASPARAAPAPSPGKPVPGVPRSPPIPARPPEAPPGLRPASRTPAPVAAAGGIPLAARPLSAPRPVAAPLPLAARPAAPPVPAAAPKPGPAPASGARPAPAASRFGLAVIAGSTRGQRFKLPVTGCSVGRTRGAILFADDTFVSAQHASFLIKDNVLHVRDESSASGVYVTIPGVETLLPLSFFSIGQRLFRFLGKLEAPPPLAGRPTVYGAPVPPGQGVFGVEEVLVGGRSGRTVVTSAPLLTLGQANCDFSYGQEEGLASRHCELSFSLAGAQLRDLSGGLGTYVRIPPGVERPLRPGDRVRMGQHIVQVELMG from the coding sequence ATGTCACAGCTCCTGCTGTCCGCTCTCGCCGTCGTCTGCCCGAACTGTGACGGGTACAATCCCCCTCGTGCGGAGGGTTGCGCGACCTGTGGAACCTCGTTCATCGAGACTCCGGCCCCGGTGAATGCTTCACCCGCCCGGGCGGCGCCTGCTCCCTCTCCGGGCAAGCCCGTCCCCGGAGTCCCCCGCTCCCCTCCGATTCCCGCCCGTCCGCCCGAGGCCCCACCTGGTCTCCGTCCGGCCTCGCGCACCCCGGCCCCCGTCGCCGCGGCGGGGGGTATCCCACTCGCCGCCCGGCCCCTGTCCGCCCCGCGCCCGGTGGCGGCCCCCCTGCCCCTGGCGGCGCGCCCCGCCGCGCCGCCCGTCCCGGCGGCGGCACCCAAACCCGGCCCCGCGCCCGCCTCTGGAGCCCGTCCCGCCCCGGCCGCTTCCCGCTTCGGGCTGGCCGTCATCGCCGGATCCACGCGCGGCCAGCGCTTCAAGCTACCCGTCACCGGCTGCTCCGTGGGCCGCACCCGCGGCGCCATCCTCTTCGCCGACGATACCTTCGTTTCCGCCCAGCACGCCTCTTTCCTCATCAAGGACAACGTGCTGCATGTTCGCGACGAGTCCAGCGCCTCGGGGGTGTACGTCACCATCCCGGGCGTGGAGACGCTCCTCCCCTTGTCGTTCTTCAGCATCGGCCAGCGCCTCTTCCGCTTCCTCGGCAAGCTCGAGGCCCCGCCGCCCCTCGCCGGTCGCCCCACTGTCTACGGCGCCCCCGTGCCCCCGGGCCAGGGCGTGTTCGGTGTGGAGGAGGTGCTGGTGGGAGGCCGCAGCGGTCGGACGGTGGTGACCTCGGCCCCGTTGCTGACCCTCGGACAGGCCAACTGCGACTTCAGCTACGGCCAGGAAGAAGGGCTGGCCAGCCGCCACTGCGAGCTGAGCTTCAGCCTCGCCGGTGCCCAGCTGAGAGATCTCTCCGGAGGCCTGGGCACCTATGTGCGCATCCCCCCGGGGGTGGAGCGGCCGCTGCGCCCGGGAGACCGGGTGCGCATGGGCCAGCACATCGTCCAGGTGGAGCTGATGGGCTGA